One Mycobacterium sp. SMC-4 DNA window includes the following coding sequences:
- the ispG gene encoding flavodoxin-dependent (E)-4-hydroxy-3-methylbut-2-enyl-diphosphate synthase, which produces MTSIGLGMPPAPPPVLAPRRKTRQLMVRNVGVGSDHPISVQSMCTTKTHDINATLQQIAELTASGCDIVRVACPRQEDADALPVIAKKSKIPVIADIHFQPKYIFAAIEAGCAAVRVNPGNIKEFDGRVKEVARAAGEAGIPIRIGVNAGSLDKRFLEKYGKATPEALVESALWEASLFEEHGFGDIKISVKHNDPVIMVAAYEQLAAQCDYPLHLGVTEAGPAFQGTIKSAVAFGALLSKGIGDTIRVSLSAPPAEEVKVGNQILESLNLRPRGLEIVSCPSCGRAQVDVYTLANEVTAGLEGMDVPLRVAVMGCVVNGPGEAREADLGVASGNGKGQIFVKGEVIKTVPEAQIVETLIEEALRLAEEIGLQPGAQDAPGSPVVTVS; this is translated from the coding sequence ATGACCTCCATCGGTCTGGGGATGCCGCCGGCGCCGCCGCCGGTGCTGGCTCCCCGCCGCAAGACCCGCCAGTTGATGGTGCGCAATGTCGGGGTGGGCAGCGATCACCCGATCTCGGTCCAGTCGATGTGCACCACCAAGACCCACGACATCAACGCCACCCTGCAGCAGATCGCCGAACTGACCGCCTCGGGCTGCGACATCGTGCGGGTGGCCTGCCCGCGCCAGGAAGACGCCGACGCGCTGCCGGTGATCGCCAAGAAGTCGAAGATCCCGGTGATCGCCGACATCCACTTCCAGCCCAAGTACATCTTCGCCGCGATCGAGGCCGGCTGCGCAGCGGTGCGCGTCAACCCGGGCAACATCAAGGAGTTCGACGGCCGGGTCAAGGAGGTCGCCAGGGCGGCCGGCGAGGCCGGCATCCCGATCCGAATCGGCGTGAACGCGGGCTCGCTGGATAAGCGTTTCCTGGAGAAGTACGGCAAGGCCACCCCCGAGGCGCTCGTCGAGTCGGCGTTGTGGGAGGCCTCGCTCTTCGAGGAGCACGGTTTCGGCGACATCAAGATCAGCGTCAAGCACAACGACCCCGTCATCATGGTCGCGGCCTACGAGCAACTCGCCGCGCAGTGTGACTACCCGCTGCACCTCGGGGTCACCGAGGCCGGACCGGCTTTCCAGGGGACCATCAAGTCCGCCGTCGCGTTCGGCGCGTTGCTGTCCAAGGGCATCGGAGACACCATCCGGGTGTCGCTGTCCGCACCGCCCGCCGAAGAGGTCAAGGTCGGCAACCAGATCCTGGAATCACTGAACCTGCGGCCCCGCGGGCTGGAGATCGTGTCGTGCCCGTCGTGCGGACGTGCCCAGGTCGACGTCTACACCCTGGCCAACGAAGTGACCGCCGGCCTGGAGGGAATGGACGTCCCGCTTCGGGTGGCGGTGATGGGCTGCGTGGTCAACGGGCCCGGCGAGGCCAGGGAAGCCGACCTCGGGGTGGCCTCGGGCAACGGCAAGGGACAGATCTTCGTCAAGGGCGAGGTCATCAAGACCGTTCCGGAGGCGCAGATCGTCGAAACCCTGATCGAGGAAGCCCTGCGGCTGGCCGAGGAAATCGGCCTGCAGCCAGGTGCGCAGGATGCACCCGGTTCGCCCGTCGTGACCGTAAGCTGA
- a CDS encoding DUF1707 domain-containing protein: protein MTANQHPQYLPDTVEMRISDADRNGTLRRLHNAVALGLIDIGEFEERSAMVSQARLRSDLDALVGDLPGPGAIVTSAADRVELRGVLGSLKRHGEWVVPTRLALHRRLGSVDLDLTRAKFAGPIVVIELDIRFGGLDLRLPDGASASIDDVEVNVGSAHDHRRDAPAEGNPHVILTGKVVCGSVDVRGPRKSWLGRGPRSLRAD from the coding sequence ATGACTGCAAACCAGCACCCTCAGTACCTGCCCGACACGGTCGAGATGAGGATCTCCGATGCCGACCGCAACGGCACTTTGCGCCGTTTGCACAACGCGGTGGCGCTCGGCCTGATCGACATCGGGGAGTTCGAGGAGCGCTCGGCGATGGTGTCGCAGGCGCGGCTGCGCTCCGACCTCGACGCGCTGGTCGGCGACCTGCCCGGCCCCGGCGCGATCGTGACCTCCGCTGCGGACCGGGTGGAATTGCGCGGTGTACTGGGATCGCTCAAACGGCACGGCGAGTGGGTCGTGCCCACCAGGCTGGCGCTGCACCGCCGGTTGGGGTCGGTCGACCTGGACCTGACCCGCGCCAAGTTCGCCGGGCCCATCGTGGTCATCGAGCTCGATATCCGGTTCGGCGGCCTGGACCTGCGGTTACCGGACGGCGCCAGCGCATCCATCGACGACGTCGAAGTCAACGTCGGCAGCGCCCATGATCACCGCAGGGATGCGCCCGCGGAGGGCAATCCGCACGTGATCCTCACGGGCAAGGTGGTGTGCGGGTCGGTTGACGTGCGGGGTCCGCGCAAGTCGTGGTTGGGCCGCGGGCCCCGGTCGCTGCGCGCCGACTGA
- a CDS encoding GNAT family N-acetyltransferase codes for MSAPPLFRLVDERRVSVVRDVRDLTAVRRVLDEDPVASCMVAARVAEHGIEPAAIGGELWTRRRAGESLCYAGANLIPLRGGAGDLNAFADKAMSTSRRCSSLVGRSELVLPMWQRLEPVWGPARDVRAHQPLMALDTSPASPLDPAVRPVRMEELDAYLIAAIDMFIGEVGIDPRSGDGGRGYRRRVAGLIAAGRAWARFERGQVVFKAEIGSQSPAVGQIQGVWVHPDYRGRGLGTAGTATLAAAIVAGGRIASLYVNSFNTVARATYARVGFTEIASFATVLLD; via the coding sequence ATGTCGGCTCCTCCGCTTTTTCGCCTCGTTGATGAGCGAAGGGTGTCGGTGGTCCGCGATGTCCGGGATTTGACGGCGGTGCGGCGGGTGCTCGACGAGGACCCGGTGGCGTCCTGCATGGTCGCTGCGCGAGTGGCCGAACACGGCATCGAGCCGGCGGCCATCGGTGGAGAACTGTGGACGCGGCGGCGCGCCGGCGAGTCGCTCTGCTACGCCGGGGCAAACCTGATTCCGCTGCGCGGCGGCGCCGGTGATCTGAATGCTTTCGCCGACAAGGCGATGAGCACCTCGCGGCGATGCTCGTCGCTGGTGGGCCGTTCCGAACTGGTGTTGCCGATGTGGCAGCGGCTGGAACCGGTGTGGGGGCCGGCCCGCGACGTACGTGCCCACCAACCCCTGATGGCGCTGGACACGTCCCCGGCAAGCCCGCTGGATCCGGCGGTGCGGCCGGTGCGCATGGAGGAGCTCGACGCCTACCTCATCGCCGCGATCGACATGTTCATCGGCGAGGTCGGTATCGACCCCCGCAGCGGTGACGGTGGCCGAGGGTATCGGCGCCGGGTGGCCGGTCTCATCGCGGCGGGACGTGCGTGGGCCCGGTTCGAGCGCGGTCAGGTGGTGTTCAAGGCCGAGATCGGGTCGCAGTCGCCCGCCGTCGGCCAGATCCAGGGCGTCTGGGTGCACCCGGACTACCGCGGTCGCGGCCTCGGCACCGCCGGCACCGCGACGCTGGCAGCCGCGATTGTGGCCGGCGGTCGTATCGCCAGCCTGTACGTCAACAGTTTCAACACCGTCGCGCGCGCGACCTACGCGCGGGTCGGGTTCACCGAGATCGCGTCTTTCGCCACCGTGCTGCTCGACTGA
- a CDS encoding PaaI family thioesterase has product MQVTPGHLFAQLDFRDVEDTDERVVIELDNRPDLVNRRGALQGGLVATLIDIAAGRLADRHIAAEQDVTTADMTIHFLAPVLTGPARAEATVVRAGRRLSVIAVDVTDAARDRLAARATLSFAILDPR; this is encoded by the coding sequence ATGCAGGTCACCCCGGGACATTTGTTCGCCCAGCTGGACTTCCGCGACGTCGAGGACACCGACGAGCGTGTGGTGATCGAGTTGGACAACCGCCCGGATCTGGTCAATCGGCGCGGTGCGCTGCAGGGCGGCTTGGTCGCCACGCTCATCGACATCGCGGCCGGTCGGCTGGCCGACCGGCACATCGCGGCCGAGCAGGACGTCACGACCGCGGACATGACGATCCACTTCCTGGCACCCGTTCTTACCGGACCCGCCCGCGCCGAGGCCACCGTGGTGCGTGCCGGGCGGCGGCTCTCGGTGATCGCCGTCGACGTCACCGACGCCGCACGGGACCGATTGGCCGCGCGCGCCACCCTCAGTTTCGCAATCCTGGACCCGCGCTGA
- a CDS encoding penicillin-binding transpeptidase domain-containing protein gives MTTLVSPASRVAVLATAVSVVVALAGCTPRPNGPGPTAEQFFAALATGDMASAAQFADRPDPARAALSQAWAGLQATGLDARILSSRYAEDTGTVNYRYTWHLPRNRTWTYDGALNMVRDEGRWEVRWSATGLHPRLGENQTFALRAETPPRASVHERTGTNVLIPGFRYHFALDAEGAGAELMTTARVVAETLHRFDPALDPQRLAEQASSADGALGLLTLRQADHDAVVGVLAPLPGVVITPHPDMVPTDDTFAPAVVSDVKNSVADQLDGVAGWRVVTVNQNGVDVDVLHEVAGEPAPSVRITLDRSVQNAAQNAVDTTGKQAMIVVLKPSTGEILAVAQNAAADRDGPVATMGLYPPGSTFKIVTAAAAMERDMATPNTLLGCPGRMDIGHRTVPNYGGFDLGTVPMSRAFASSCNTTFAELASRMPPRGLTQAASQYGIGPDFKVEGLRTVTGSVPPTVNLIERTEDGFGQGKVLASPFGMALAAATVAAGHTPVPHLIDGRETEVIGDAQPVRPEVVEGLRPMMRLVVTNGTAKDLQGAGDVRGKTGEAEFPGGSHSWFTGYRGDMAFAALIVGGGSSEYAVRMLKGMLDALPPDYQP, from the coding sequence ATGACAACATTAGTCTCACCCGCATCACGAGTAGCAGTACTGGCGACGGCTGTGTCCGTTGTCGTGGCACTCGCCGGCTGCACCCCGCGCCCCAACGGTCCCGGTCCGACGGCCGAACAGTTCTTCGCGGCATTGGCCACCGGCGACATGGCCTCGGCGGCCCAGTTCGCCGACCGGCCGGATCCGGCGCGAGCGGCGCTCAGCCAGGCCTGGGCCGGACTGCAGGCCACCGGACTCGATGCGCGGATCCTCAGCTCGCGGTACGCCGAGGACACCGGGACCGTCAATTATCGCTACACCTGGCACCTGCCCAGGAATCGCACCTGGACCTACGACGGTGCGTTGAACATGGTGCGCGACGAGGGCCGCTGGGAGGTGCGCTGGAGCGCCACCGGTCTGCATCCCCGCCTCGGTGAGAATCAGACCTTTGCGCTGCGTGCCGAGACTCCACCCCGGGCCTCCGTGCACGAGCGCACCGGTACCAACGTGCTGATCCCCGGATTCCGGTACCACTTCGCCCTGGACGCCGAAGGAGCCGGTGCCGAACTGATGACCACGGCGCGCGTCGTCGCGGAGACTCTGCACCGGTTCGATCCGGCGCTGGACCCGCAGCGCCTGGCCGAACAGGCCAGCTCCGCCGACGGTGCGCTGGGCTTGCTGACGTTGCGTCAGGCCGACCACGATGCAGTGGTGGGGGTACTGGCCCCGTTGCCCGGTGTGGTCATCACCCCGCACCCCGACATGGTGCCCACCGACGACACGTTCGCGCCTGCGGTGGTCAGCGACGTCAAGAACAGCGTGGCCGATCAACTCGACGGCGTGGCCGGGTGGCGCGTCGTGACCGTCAACCAGAACGGCGTCGACGTCGACGTATTGCACGAGGTTGCCGGCGAGCCGGCCCCGTCGGTGCGCATCACCCTGGATCGCTCGGTGCAGAACGCCGCCCAGAACGCCGTCGACACCACCGGTAAGCAGGCCATGATCGTGGTCCTCAAACCGTCGACCGGGGAGATCCTGGCGGTGGCGCAGAATGCCGCGGCCGACCGGGACGGCCCGGTGGCGACGATGGGTCTCTATCCGCCCGGATCGACGTTCAAGATCGTCACCGCCGCTGCCGCGATGGAACGCGACATGGCCACCCCCAACACGCTGCTGGGCTGCCCCGGCCGGATGGACATCGGTCATCGCACGGTGCCCAACTATGGCGGGTTCGACCTCGGGACCGTCCCGATGTCTCGGGCGTTCGCGAGCTCGTGCAACACCACGTTCGCCGAGCTCGCCAGCCGGATGCCGCCGCGCGGCCTGACCCAGGCCGCGTCGCAGTACGGCATCGGACCTGACTTCAAGGTCGAAGGTCTGCGGACGGTCACCGGTTCGGTTCCTCCCACGGTGAACTTGATCGAGCGCACCGAGGACGGGTTCGGCCAGGGCAAGGTGCTGGCCAGTCCGTTCGGGATGGCGCTGGCCGCGGCCACTGTCGCCGCCGGCCATACCCCGGTGCCGCACTTGATCGACGGCCGGGAGACCGAGGTCATCGGCGATGCGCAGCCGGTCCGGCCCGAAGTGGTCGAGGGGCTTCGGCCGATGATGCGCCTGGTGGTCACCAACGGCACCGCCAAGGACCTCCAGGGCGCCGGAGATGTCCGCGGTAAGACCGGTGAAGCCGAGTTCCCCGGCGGATCACACTCGTGGTTCACCGGTTATCGCGGCGACATGGCTTTCGCCGCGCTGATCGTGGGCGGTGGCAGCTCGGAGTACGCGGTGCGCATGCTCAAGGGCATGCTCGACGCCTTGCCGCCGGATTATCAGCCCTGA
- a CDS encoding GNAT family N-acetyltransferase: MTDDAQTQRRLIADTLVTALERRHEVLDAVVGAEDYDAAIEAIADLLDVPASAAEAVLRLSFDRLTKVARRRIATELENLAAEESVMAVVDPTPGPARRLQLRPFDPERDRDVFAARTADVPSAGDGTAKPAGELDDEIRDAAARVAAEEAAWLVAEVGAAKVGMVFGELSDGEIDVRIWIHPGHRKQGYGTAALRASRSELAAYFPAVPLVVRAPAVGG, from the coding sequence ATGACCGACGACGCGCAGACGCAACGCAGACTGATCGCCGATACGCTCGTCACCGCCCTGGAACGCCGTCACGAAGTCCTCGATGCGGTCGTCGGCGCCGAGGATTACGACGCGGCCATCGAGGCGATCGCCGATCTGCTCGACGTGCCGGCCTCGGCGGCGGAGGCGGTGTTGCGGCTGTCCTTCGATCGGCTCACCAAGGTGGCACGCCGTCGAATCGCCACCGAATTGGAGAATCTGGCTGCCGAGGAATCCGTGATGGCGGTCGTCGACCCGACACCGGGACCGGCACGCCGGCTGCAACTGCGGCCGTTCGACCCGGAGCGCGATCGCGATGTCTTCGCCGCGCGCACCGCCGACGTACCGTCGGCCGGCGACGGTACCGCCAAGCCTGCCGGTGAGCTCGACGACGAGATCCGCGACGCGGCGGCCCGCGTTGCCGCCGAAGAGGCCGCATGGTTGGTCGCCGAGGTCGGCGCCGCCAAGGTCGGCATGGTCTTCGGCGAACTGTCCGACGGCGAGATCGACGTGCGCATCTGGATCCACCCTGGCCACCGCAAACAGGGTTACGGGACTGCCGCGTTGCGCGCGTCACGGTCGGAGCTGGCGGCGTACTTCCCGGCGGTGCCGCTGGTTGTGCGCGCGCCCGCCGTGGGCGGCTGA